CTTCGCCGTCTCAGTCGCATTCATCGTCGGAGTCTGACGATCCGGAAGACCTCTCCCCGAGCAGATACTACTGTTTCTGGACTCCGAACCGATCTCCGGCGAGAGGAGATACCTCCAAGAGTAAGTCTTCGAGACGTTGCCGGATCAAGGATTTTCTGAGGAGAAGCCACAGCGACGGAGCCGATTCGACCACGAGCGAACCGAAACGGTGTAGTTTAAAGGATCTTCTTCTGAGAAGAAGCCACAGCGAAGGGAAGCTTAAAACGGCGTCGCATAAGGTTACGAACGTTGGGGAAGTGAATATGAGAAGAAAGACTTATTTACCTTACAGGCAAGATTTGATCGGCGTTTTCGCCGGAAGGAGCAGATTGATCCGTCCATAAAAAGAAAATTTACATATAGCTCCTTGTTTTAATATTTATTTTTGTTTTTGGCCATGTAAATCTTTTTGGTGCTATTTAGTTTCCAATATACTTTATATTTGCCACGTGTAAAGACTCTCGAGGAAAGAGAGGTTTCTTGTGATGTCAAGGCATGACATGTAAAGCAAGCTGGTTGGTGACATCGCGTTTTGCGATGCTGACATAGGCTGTATTATATAGATGTGATGCTTGTTTCACTGGTTAACTAAGCATGGCCGTGGCTACTTAACAGGGAGAGAGAGATTCAGTGGTTTGGGTAAGGACTCTTTCTTCGTGTCTATACTGAGTCACTGAGCTTTGCTTTAGAAATCATGATTGATAAGAGCATGATTATCCGGGGTATTTAGTGGGTTTCTTAGTGCGTGGGTCCCCACAAAACCCTTAAAAATCGGTTACAAAAACCACTAATTAAGAACCGATCTTAGTGAGTTTCTTACACTGTTCGCGGGCCCCACTGACACGTGGCGGCCCGCGATTAGTTTGCTTTTTAGTTTTTTTTTTTTTTAAAAAAAAACTAAGAAACCCAATACTACTGACTAGCACTTTAGAACATGTCCAATGATTGCTTTTACATAGAGTTCTAATATTTTTTAAATATTAAAATAATAACATAAGGAGAGAATGTTGGAAAAGTTCTAATATTTTTTAAATATTAAAATAATAACACAAGGAGAAAGAATGTTGGAAAAGTTCTATACATGGTATTTTTAAGAACCGTTCTAAAACTTTTGTTTCTATGTGTCATGATTTAAATGGCTTATTATTTACAAACAAAATTAACTTTAATCAGAAATTTTTACTATGTTATAATATTATTATTTAATTGTTTGTATACTGGTTTTTAGAACTTCACCATTGGTGCTGCTCTTTAGTACATATATAGGTAGATACACATTTTAATATGCACCGAATGCTTTGCTAGCTAATGATTTTTGTTAATAAAGATAGACACACCCTTTTGGACATTCTAATGAGGAAACCTAGCTACTAGCTAGTGTACAGAATTTTTCAGTAAAAGTTTGATATCCCACCTTAGAAATACCCTGCATATGGTGTGTTTGAACGTTTATGTTTCTGTGTTGTGATGTAAGTTGAATAATAGCTGATAGTTATCTTATGATTCATGAAGTTTTCCTTCTTAGAATGATGTTTTTGACAAACTCTTCAGACGCAGTGGCTTATAAGTTATGATAAAACATCATATGATTAGTGTAGCCTGGCTTATCTTAGCTGGATTTCTTCCCCTTTTTTATTTTATTTGGACCAGTTGTATATACAATGTCTCAGGATATCATCCAGGTGACAAAAAAAAAAGCGAAAGTTTCATGTTGGCCAAAAAGTTACGTTACGCCACTTCCACTCTCAATTTCCAAACGTAAAAAGACACCCTTGTCTTATAACGTCTTGTGAAATTCGTTCCATATGTTCGTTTTCCCCGCAACAAAGCAAGTAAATAAAGACAAGACTCTTCGCCTGGGCCTGCCTTCTATGTCAAGTAAATAATGTTGACATGTTGCATGAAAATGTCGACATAATTTCCTCATCTCCCGCACCATGCATACATATAAGTAGCAACACAAGCCCTTCGCACATTCTTTATTTCTCCTCTCTCACATCCGTACAGGAA
This genomic interval from Brassica oleracea var. oleracea cultivar TO1000 chromosome C2, BOL, whole genome shotgun sequence contains the following:
- the LOC106326043 gene encoding uncharacterized protein LOC106326043, with amino-acid sequence MSYEQNRVKKREFKTDSEEDLITMQDFSSTVSFSPSFSFYVSGDGNIVETAVRVVRESQSHYSVKVDGDDESEFEFETSPLREESFFHFPTATEKENGADRVTSENLFYGGWNIDHSLSSPSQSHSSSESDDPEDLSPSRYYCFWTPNRSPARGDTSKSKSSRRCRIKDFLRRSHSDGADSTTSEPKRCSLKDLLLRRSHSEGKLKTASHKVTNVGEVNMRRKTYLPYRQDLIGVFAGRSRLIRP